From Pseudoleptotrichia goodfellowii, a single genomic window includes:
- a CDS encoding MATE family efflux transporter — translation MIFKAQTAEERRKMILNGNILNTLLFLSVPTLLVGAIQAFIPLSDGLFLNNIAGVVTASAVTFSQPVLNIMIALSQGLGAAAMAMIGQLYGRGVIKAVKEVTLQVFVFGFVIGLILIPVCIGAGYLVSANITSEIKHEVFVYISLYSLVMPLVFMTAIYNSAKNAVGRPEVTFIRVFILLFLKIIFNTVFLYFFEMKIVGAVMASLFSYIIISVWMYHDLFIKNTDMKLDLKKYHLNLPIVARLFKIGFPSMLSYMLIQTGFVLINKEVDKYDAISLNAQGIASNINSICFILPSAIGTTVTTMISMNMGIGEIKKAKKIFTYGWITSVVIALLTIGMIVPLAGKITVLFTRNKEVLDIANHALNIYTYSVIGFGVFSVCQGVFIALGRTKVPLFMAILRIWFFRYLFILFTQKFLGVYAVFWGNLFSNTLAAILFFCLVKKLDWNINPAKIQKKKLK, via the coding sequence ATGATATTTAAAGCTCAAACCGCAGAAGAACGGCGAAAAATGATTTTGAATGGAAATATTTTAAATACACTTCTTTTTTTATCGGTCCCTACCCTTCTTGTAGGTGCGATACAGGCATTTATTCCCTTGTCGGACGGTCTGTTTCTAAATAATATTGCAGGAGTCGTTACTGCAAGTGCAGTTACTTTCAGCCAACCTGTTTTAAATATTATGATTGCATTGTCACAAGGGCTCGGTGCCGCTGCAATGGCAATGATAGGACAACTCTACGGTCGGGGAGTTATAAAAGCCGTAAAGGAAGTTACTCTTCAAGTTTTTGTTTTCGGATTTGTTATAGGACTTATCCTTATTCCGGTGTGTATAGGAGCAGGATATCTTGTTTCTGCAAATATTACTTCGGAGATAAAACACGAAGTATTTGTTTATATTTCTCTTTATTCTTTAGTTATGCCTCTCGTATTTATGACGGCAATATACAATTCCGCCAAAAATGCGGTAGGGCGACCCGAAGTAACTTTTATAAGAGTTTTTATACTGTTATTTTTAAAAATTATATTTAATACTGTATTTTTATATTTTTTTGAAATGAAAATCGTCGGTGCTGTAATGGCAAGTCTTTTCTCGTATATTATTATTTCTGTATGGATGTATCATGACCTGTTTATAAAAAATACCGATATGAAACTTGATTTGAAAAAATATCATCTAAATCTTCCCATTGTTGCCAGACTTTTTAAAATCGGATTTCCATCAATGCTCAGTTATATGCTCATTCAAACGGGATTTGTACTTATTAATAAAGAAGTTGACAAATACGATGCCATTTCTCTGAATGCACAGGGAATCGCTTCAAATATTAATTCTATCTGTTTTATTCTCCCATCGGCTATAGGAACTACAGTTACTACAATGATCAGCATGAATATGGGAATCGGAGAAATTAAAAAAGCAAAAAAAATTTTTACTTACGGCTGGATTACCAGTGTTGTGATTGCTCTTTTGACAATAGGTATGATAGTTCCTTTGGCGGGAAAAATAACCGTGCTTTTCACACGTAATAAAGAAGTTCTCGATATTGCCAATCATGCTTTAAATATTTATACATATTCAGTAATAGGATTCGGTGTATTTTCAGTCTGTCAGGGTGTTTTCATCGCTTTAGGAAGAACAAAAGTGCCGCTTTTTATGGCTATATTGAGAATATGGTTTTTCAGATATCTGTTTATACTTTTTACACAAAAATTTTTGGGCGTGTATGCCGTATTTTGGGGAAATCTTTTCTCAAATACCCTTGCAGCAATACTGTTTTTCTGCCTTGTAAAAAAACTTGACTGGAATATAAATCCTGCAAAGATCCAAAAGAAGAAACTTAAATAA
- a CDS encoding DUF4870 domain-containing protein: protein MSSNIKEQASIGGLRANAAAALINLSFFLPGLGFLISLLALILETKNQFVRTYAKQTLALGMLLFVSVFLNVFIFIGNAAFVIITFVLSIVQIIAIIKSFLGQEFEIPYIKKVSELLFVD, encoded by the coding sequence ATGAGTTCAAATATTAAAGAACAGGCTTCAATAGGAGGGTTGAGAGCAAATGCAGCGGCAGCTCTTATAAATCTGAGTTTCTTTTTACCGGGGTTGGGATTTTTAATATCACTTCTTGCACTGATTTTAGAAACTAAAAATCAGTTTGTAAGAACTTATGCTAAACAGACACTTGCTTTAGGTATGTTGTTGTTTGTATCTGTTTTTTTAAATGTATTTATTTTTATAGGAAATGCAGCATTTGTAATTATTACATTTGTACTTTCGATTGTTCAAATTATCGCTATAATAAAATCATTTTTAGGACAGGAATTTGAAATTCCTTATATTAAAAAAGTCAGTGAATTATTATTTGTAGATTAA
- a CDS encoding YiiX/YebB-like N1pC/P60 family cysteine hydrolase, protein MNLNRIIKKIVLLLIPVLFLISCKSIDPAYKWYSAKEVIAKSDQLQPGDILILSKRNTIRSMWGHVAVLNEEKKIVEFPSYSAGYSESPLFVWQKIDRQISVFRLKGIDDDYKNALFEEINKTVNKPYGLTFHKNFDKRLYCSQFVYLVFKKAGKKVGRNVDLDSNNGGWVMPFDIMRSPLLENVILE, encoded by the coding sequence ATGAATCTTAACCGAATTATTAAAAAAATTGTCTTACTTTTAATACCTGTTTTATTTCTGATCTCCTGTAAATCTATCGATCCGGCATACAAATGGTACTCTGCAAAAGAAGTAATCGCTAAATCGGATCAGCTGCAGCCCGGAGATATACTTATTTTATCCAAAAGAAACACCATCCGTTCAATGTGGGGACATGTGGCAGTTTTAAACGAAGAAAAGAAAATAGTCGAATTTCCTTCTTATTCTGCCGGCTACAGCGAAAGCCCTTTATTTGTGTGGCAAAAGATTGATAGACAAATTTCTGTATTCAGATTAAAAGGAATAGATGATGATTATAAAAATGCTTTATTTGAAGAAATAAATAAAACTGTAAATAAACCTTACGGTTTGACTTTCCACAAAAACTTTGATAAAAGGCTTTATTGTTCACAGTTCGTTTATCTCGTATTTAAAAAAGCGGGAAAAAAAGTCGGAAGAAATGTCGATTTGGATTCAAATAACGGTGGTTGGGTAATGCCTTTTGACATTATGAGGTCACCGCTGCTGGAAAATGTGATATTGGAGTAA
- a CDS encoding peptidase U32 family protein: MNIVAPAGNYEKLEAAIKAGANEVYFGLKGFGARRNNENLSIKEILDGIDYAHSRGIRTLIALNTVMKDVEIDAAYKYISKIYEHGLDAVIVQDLGFMSFLKENFPKLALHGSTQMTVANHVEANKLKELGLSRVVLAREMSFEEIKSIREKTDIELEIFVSGSLCISYSGNCYISSFIGGRSGNRGLCAYSCRKKFEDEEGNKAYFLSPNDQLLQTEEINKLKDIGINAIKVEGRKKSSEYVYETVSYYDNILKGKPRPTESYKLFNRGYSKGYFYLDNKLMNFKYSSNFGYFLGARIENSNNFRIDDELILGDGIQFVDSDFEKISGEYVNKLIVNGKKVQKADKDDIVSVGKLPDKTKYIYKNYSKEINDRIIHNIKVSKRFASIDGELFAEKGQEIMLKFSIYNLKDEKIEVLKKGNVIEQDAKKEITKEQIAEKLGELGDTTFELNSLKINYDGKSFIPFSELKSLKRECVSELQEKLVNSYRKKLEEKKVKTFKGKCNTEPIFSALVSNEEQEKACREAGIEKIYHKQYDVAKEKNLHKTDKIKTDSNLASNLYQVAMGEKNNINGQSSDWNLNVFNNYTLDLFSQFPNLETVFLSPELNYKQLKMIKSDKVKIGMIIYGYLKGMYIEHKIFDKEYKELQGEFYDKYKILKNDLDNIELYLDKPMNLIPKLDQIKEFNFDELRLDFTFETAEEVKKIIKSLQTKKGNYNPYSFERGVF, from the coding sequence ATGAATATAGTCGCACCGGCAGGTAACTATGAAAAATTGGAAGCGGCAATAAAAGCGGGAGCAAATGAAGTTTATTTCGGGCTTAAAGGATTCGGGGCCAGAAGAAACAATGAAAATCTGAGTATAAAAGAAATTCTTGACGGAATAGATTATGCCCATTCGAGAGGGATAAGAACACTGATAGCATTAAATACTGTTATGAAAGATGTAGAAATAGATGCAGCATACAAATACATAAGTAAAATTTATGAACACGGACTTGATGCGGTAATAGTGCAGGATTTGGGATTTATGAGTTTTCTGAAAGAAAATTTTCCGAAACTTGCTTTACACGGAAGTACTCAAATGACAGTGGCAAATCATGTAGAAGCAAATAAACTTAAGGAATTGGGGCTGAGTCGTGTAGTTCTCGCAAGAGAGATGTCTTTTGAAGAAATAAAAAGTATAAGGGAAAAAACTGATATAGAGCTTGAAATATTTGTATCGGGATCGCTTTGTATCTCTTATTCGGGAAACTGTTATATAAGCAGCTTTATCGGAGGGAGAAGCGGAAATAGAGGACTTTGTGCTTATTCGTGCAGAAAAAAGTTTGAAGATGAAGAAGGCAATAAAGCGTATTTTCTGAGTCCTAACGATCAGTTATTGCAAACAGAAGAAATAAACAAGCTGAAAGATATAGGAATAAATGCAATAAAAGTTGAAGGACGTAAAAAATCAAGCGAATATGTGTACGAAACAGTAAGCTATTATGATAATATACTGAAAGGAAAGCCTAGACCTACTGAAAGCTACAAGCTGTTTAACAGAGGTTATTCTAAAGGTTATTTTTACTTGGATAATAAACTTATGAATTTTAAATATTCTTCAAATTTCGGGTATTTTTTAGGGGCAAGAATAGAAAACAGCAATAATTTCAGGATTGATGACGAGCTTATATTAGGGGACGGCATTCAATTTGTAGACAGTGATTTTGAAAAAATTTCAGGAGAATATGTAAATAAACTTATTGTAAACGGGAAAAAAGTTCAAAAAGCCGACAAAGATGATATTGTTTCTGTAGGAAAACTGCCTGACAAAACAAAGTATATTTATAAAAATTATTCCAAAGAAATCAATGACAGAATAATACATAATATAAAAGTGTCCAAAAGATTTGCTTCCATAGATGGAGAACTGTTTGCGGAAAAAGGACAGGAAATTATGTTGAAATTTTCTATTTACAATCTTAAAGATGAAAAAATAGAAGTTTTAAAAAAAGGAAATGTTATAGAACAGGACGCTAAAAAAGAAATTACAAAAGAGCAGATAGCTGAAAAGTTGGGAGAACTGGGAGATACAACGTTTGAACTGAACAGTTTGAAAATAAATTATGACGGAAAATCTTTCATACCTTTCAGTGAACTGAAATCATTAAAAAGAGAATGTGTGTCGGAGCTTCAGGAAAAACTTGTAAACTCTTACAGGAAAAAGCTTGAGGAAAAAAAGGTAAAGACTTTTAAAGGAAAATGCAATACCGAACCCATTTTTTCGGCTCTTGTTTCCAATGAAGAGCAGGAAAAAGCCTGTCGTGAGGCGGGAATAGAAAAAATCTATCATAAGCAGTATGACGTCGCCAAAGAAAAAAATCTTCATAAAACCGATAAAATAAAAACAGACTCAAATTTAGCTTCAAACCTTTATCAAGTAGCCATGGGAGAAAAGAATAATATAAATGGACAATCTTCGGACTGGAATTTAAACGTGTTTAATAATTATACTCTGGATTTATTTTCACAATTTCCCAATTTGGAAACAGTGTTTTTATCGCCTGAGTTGAATTATAAGCAGCTGAAAATGATAAAATCGGATAAAGTCAAAATAGGAATGATAATATACGGATATTTAAAGGGAATGTATATTGAGCATAAGATATTTGATAAAGAGTACAAGGAATTACAGGGAGAATTTTATGATAAGTATAAAATATTGAAAAATGACCTGGATAACATAGAATTGTACTTGGATAAGCCTATGAATCTTATTCCGAAACTTGATCAAATAAAAGAATTTAATTTTGATGAATTAAGATTGGACTTTACTTTTGAAACAGCTGAAGAAGTAAAGAAAATTATAAAAAGTCTGCAGACTAAAAAGGGGAATTACAATCCTTATTCATTTGAACGCGGAGTATTTTAA
- the rpsT gene encoding 30S ribosomal protein S20: MAHSKSSKKRIFIGERNASRNQAIKSRVKTFVKKVLSAVEAKNVDEAKTALQVAYKELDKAVTKGVLKKNTASRKKSRLALKVNSLAS; this comes from the coding sequence ATGGCACATTCAAAATCATCTAAAAAAAGAATTTTCATCGGTGAAAGAAATGCAAGCAGAAATCAGGCTATAAAAAGCAGAGTTAAAACATTCGTAAAAAAAGTTCTTTCAGCTGTTGAGGCTAAAAATGTCGACGAAGCTAAAACAGCATTACAGGTTGCTTATAAAGAATTAGATAAAGCTGTAACTAAAGGAGTTCTTAAGAAAAATACAGCATCGAGAAAAAAATCAAGACTTGCATTAAAAGTTAATTCATTGGCAAGCTAA
- the holA gene encoding DNA polymerase III subunit delta, translating into MIYFIGGTKHREFRYFDLLEKIRKENPGISESFFDVDIKEEEKFLEKVSFNSIFSTEELIVLRRAEKLKDLEKTLDYIANLDIVGKEIIIDYFKEDGKTGVKLSKKLEELKKNGKLEVYLFPKEDDGEIKKYIKKELGISEKDTAMLLEMIGNDPFKVKNEVEKIKIYLNGDSFNMQEMKKIVSVEKEYRIYETVDKILNNKAAEVIDYLEKTKEYMGVLYSLYGELEVMYKLSCLRSSGMKFSSNYAVFKNEFEGIKEIFKTNNRLPNPYVIFMKFPKLKNYTAKNLRRLVFRCWEVEKDIKTGKIEMESGIETLIMETADLYVKK; encoded by the coding sequence ATGATTTATTTTATAGGCGGAACGAAACATAGAGAATTTAGGTATTTTGATTTACTTGAAAAAATAAGGAAAGAAAATCCGGGAATTTCGGAAAGCTTTTTTGATGTAGACATTAAGGAAGAAGAGAAATTTTTGGAAAAAGTCAGTTTTAATTCTATTTTTTCAACAGAAGAATTAATCGTATTAAGACGGGCAGAAAAATTGAAGGACTTGGAAAAAACCTTAGACTACATTGCAAATCTTGATATAGTCGGAAAAGAAATAATAATAGATTATTTTAAAGAAGACGGAAAAACAGGAGTAAAACTTTCAAAAAAGTTGGAAGAATTAAAGAAAAACGGGAAATTGGAAGTTTATTTATTTCCTAAAGAAGATGATGGAGAGATAAAGAAGTATATTAAAAAGGAACTGGGAATTTCCGAGAAAGATACGGCAATGCTCTTGGAAATGATTGGAAACGATCCTTTTAAAGTGAAAAACGAAGTCGAGAAAATAAAAATATATTTAAACGGCGACTCTTTTAATATGCAGGAAATGAAAAAGATAGTGTCTGTCGAGAAAGAATACAGAATTTACGAAACAGTCGATAAAATATTGAATAACAAAGCAGCAGAAGTAATAGATTATCTCGAAAAAACTAAGGAGTACATGGGTGTACTTTATTCGCTGTATGGAGAACTGGAAGTTATGTATAAACTAAGCTGTTTAAGGAGTTCCGGTATGAAATTCAGCAGTAATTATGCGGTATTTAAAAATGAATTTGAAGGAATAAAGGAGATTTTTAAAACGAATAATAGACTTCCCAATCCTTATGTGATATTTATGAAATTTCCGAAATTAAAAAATTATACGGCAAAAAATCTGAGAAGGCTTGTTTTCAGATGCTGGGAAGTTGAAAAGGATATAAAAACCGGGAAAATAGAAATGGAATCGGGTATAGAAACTTTAATAATGGAAACAGCCGATTTATACGTGAAAAAATAA
- a CDS encoding Abi family protein, producing the protein MLDLKDQNAIVKEIFEDYKEEYNYNKKSILNPAETSEILFFICNFRNKCAHDERIYQHKHKFTSGKSPNPFIFKDKNIKFNNDVFALIVSLKIFLIKENYIEMINKINELISKLPALLPNHYKKILNKMGFSNDWENIMLEIIK; encoded by the coding sequence TTGCTTGATTTAAAGGATCAAAATGCAATAGTAAAAGAAATATTTGAAGACTATAAAGAAGAATATAATTATAATAAAAAGTCAATCCTTAATCCTGCGGAAACATCGGAAATTTTATTTTTTATTTGTAATTTCAGAAATAAATGTGCTCATGATGAAAGAATATATCAGCACAAACATAAATTTACATCGGGTAAATCTCCAAATCCTTTTATTTTCAAAGATAAAAATATAAAATTCAATAATGATGTTTTTGCTTTAATTGTATCGTTGAAAATATTTTTAATAAAAGAAAATTATATTGAAATGATTAATAAAATAAATGAATTAATAAGTAAATTGCCTGCATTATTACCTAATCATTATAAAAAAATATTAAATAAAATGGGTTTTTCTAATGATTGGGAGAATATTATGTTAGAAATTATTAAATAG
- a CDS encoding O-antigen ligase family protein, translating into MEIIKNRNYIEKMYMLLGGAIFTHYVLVIVLCILLLKDIFVTGEYKKILKDKSLVIVEAVLGLSIITSLFYKNYYGLIAIPMLLCIMVGRYYTRIVSDDFKNYNLELMAKFSGTAFFISLIECLITKDRAGYFSYLNPNYLGNIMVMAAVVNLYLALKKRTKLNFLIFILNFMTIVMSGSRSALAAAIIGIFVLLYYFLEKKAFFICVLFLISYIAGVYCDFLPFLREDSISKYYGLRKDILKMALRAFKSNILFGHGNFYYFKYTKFYPHSHNAVTELLISYGLIGTVALMTVWLKYIYDIFKDDKSNVLKISILLGVVAHNLTDFPIFWIQTVLLFIMILSCWENKDEVKKLRFHSRNIK; encoded by the coding sequence ATGGAAATTATAAAGAACAGGAATTATATTGAGAAAATGTATATGCTTTTGGGCGGAGCCATTTTTACTCACTATGTTCTGGTAATAGTACTTTGTATACTGCTGTTGAAAGATATTTTTGTTACAGGAGAATACAAGAAAATATTAAAAGATAAATCTCTTGTTATAGTAGAAGCGGTTTTGGGGCTTTCCATAATAACTTCCTTATTTTATAAAAATTATTACGGGTTGATCGCCATACCGATGTTGCTGTGTATTATGGTAGGAAGATACTATACAAGAATTGTAAGCGATGATTTTAAAAATTATAATCTTGAATTAATGGCAAAATTTTCAGGAACAGCATTTTTTATTTCTTTGATTGAATGTCTTATTACAAAAGACAGAGCAGGATATTTTTCCTATTTGAATCCTAACTATTTGGGAAATATAATGGTGATGGCTGCTGTTGTAAATCTCTATTTGGCTCTTAAAAAGAGAACAAAACTTAACTTTTTAATATTTATACTTAATTTTATGACTATTGTAATGTCAGGTTCAAGGTCGGCCCTTGCTGCAGCAATAATAGGAATATTTGTTCTGCTTTATTATTTTCTTGAAAAAAAAGCCTTTTTTATCTGTGTTTTGTTTTTAATCAGTTATATTGCGGGAGTTTATTGCGATTTTCTTCCGTTTTTGAGGGAAGACAGTATTTCAAAATATTACGGTTTGAGAAAAGATATATTGAAAATGGCGTTGCGGGCCTTTAAGAGTAATATACTGTTCGGACACGGGAATTTTTATTATTTCAAATATACGAAGTTTTATCCTCATTCACATAATGCCGTAACCGAACTGCTTATAAGCTACGGATTAATCGGAACGGTAGCACTTATGACGGTATGGTTAAAATATATATATGATATTTTTAAAGACGATAAGAGTAATGTTTTGAAAATATCCATACTTTTAGGCGTTGTAGCTCATAATCTTACTGATTTTCCCATATTTTGGATACAGACGGTACTGTTATTTATAATGATACTTTCCTGTTGGGAAAATAAAGATGAAGTGAAAAAGTTGAGATTTCACAGTCGGAATATAAAATAG
- the lysA gene encoding diaminopimelate decarboxylase, whose amino-acid sequence MKLFGTSKINENGNLSIGGVDTTELVKDFKTPLYVMDQELIETTIDKMKKAFVSSRFDTHIAYAGKAFFTTGMAKIIEAKDLELDVVSGGELYTAYKAGFPMNKVHMHGNNKSYEELEMAIDLEIKQIVIDNEDEIGKIEKICKEKNKKQAVLLRIDPGIEAHTHHYIKTSGLTSKFGISLFQKDLLDIIKRINDSEYLEFRGFHTHIGSQIFQSIFFIFALEEIFKYLDKLKKELGIVVHTVNMGGGFGVYYKEGDDPVPVEEVLKEIITYTEAMEIKYKIGFKELCIEPGRSIVGNAGTTLYEVGGIKKTVGGKTYVFVNGGMADNIRPALYQAEYEAGIINKLDKEATSEVTVAGKFCESGDILIEKTKIQEAHVGDILAMTTTGAYCYTMSSNYNRFTKPAVVFVKDGKAKLAVKRETFEDLIRNDEIFEL is encoded by the coding sequence ATGAAATTATTCGGAACATCAAAAATCAATGAAAATGGGAATTTGTCCATAGGAGGAGTGGACACGACAGAACTTGTAAAAGACTTTAAAACGCCGCTTTATGTAATGGATCAGGAACTGATAGAAACGACTATTGATAAAATGAAAAAAGCATTTGTTTCTTCGAGATTTGATACACATATTGCTTATGCGGGGAAAGCGTTTTTTACAACAGGTATGGCGAAAATTATCGAAGCAAAAGACCTGGAACTGGATGTAGTGTCGGGCGGAGAGCTTTATACTGCTTATAAAGCAGGATTTCCTATGAATAAAGTGCATATGCACGGAAATAATAAATCATACGAAGAACTTGAAATGGCAATAGATTTAGAGATAAAACAGATTGTAATAGATAATGAAGACGAAATCGGAAAAATCGAAAAAATATGCAAAGAAAAAAACAAAAAACAGGCAGTATTATTAAGAATAGACCCGGGAATAGAGGCTCATACTCATCATTACATAAAAACATCGGGATTGACTTCAAAATTCGGGATTTCTCTTTTTCAAAAAGATCTGCTTGATATAATAAAAAGAATTAATGACAGTGAATATCTTGAATTTAGAGGATTTCATACACATATAGGTTCGCAGATATTTCAGTCGATATTTTTTATATTTGCTTTGGAAGAAATATTCAAATATCTGGATAAACTGAAAAAAGAACTGGGGATTGTAGTACATACGGTAAATATGGGAGGTGGCTTCGGAGTCTATTATAAAGAAGGAGACGATCCTGTGCCTGTGGAAGAAGTACTGAAAGAAATAATAACTTATACAGAAGCAATGGAAATAAAATATAAAATAGGATTTAAAGAACTTTGTATCGAGCCGGGAAGAAGCATTGTCGGAAATGCCGGGACGACACTTTATGAAGTGGGAGGAATAAAGAAAACTGTCGGCGGAAAGACTTATGTTTTTGTAAATGGAGGAATGGCAGATAATATAAGACCTGCACTTTATCAGGCAGAATATGAAGCAGGAATTATAAACAAACTGGATAAAGAAGCGACAAGTGAAGTAACTGTTGCGGGAAAATTCTGCGAGTCAGGAGATATACTTATAGAAAAAACAAAAATTCAGGAAGCACATGTAGGCGATATACTTGCGATGACTACCACGGGAGCTTACTGTTATACTATGTCGAGTAATTATAACAGATTTACAAAGCCTGCCGTTGTATTTGTAAAAGACGGAAAAGCCAAGTTGGCTGTAAAAAGAGAAACTTTTGAAGATCTGATAAGAAATGATGAAATTTTTGAACTGTAA
- a CDS encoding Abi family protein produces the protein MFLESFKSEIYQENVYFENIFMLFNFDRELRMILLKYILIVERTIKTKISYHFSMKYDDKYLNANNFDYNNRRKSLQILRLIYNMSKVKRIYSEVNSSIYHYQKIHDKIPLWVLVEKLNFGIISHFFYCLI, from the coding sequence ATATTTTTAGAAAGTTTTAAATCGGAAATTTATCAAGAGAATGTGTATTTCGAAAATATATTTATGTTATTTAATTTTGATAGAGAATTGAGGATGATTTTATTAAAATATATTCTAATTGTAGAAAGAACAATTAAAACAAAAATATCATATCATTTTTCAATGAAATATGATGATAAATACTTGAATGCTAATAACTTTGATTATAATAATAGAAGAAAAAGTTTGCAAATACTAAGATTAATTTATAATATGTCTAAAGTGAAAAGAATATATTCTGAAGTTAATTCTTCTATATACCATTATCAGAAAATACATGATAAAATTCCTTTGTGGGTATTGGTAGAAAAGTTAAATTTCGGTATTATATCTCATTTTTTCTATTGCTTGATTTAA